The genomic DNA GGCAGGGTCAGGGCGGCGATCAGGGCGAGGTAGAGGGCGGTGAAGCCCTCCACCGTCCCGACCCTGGGCGCGGCCCACAGGTACAGCCCCCCCAGCAGCGCGAGCGCGGCGAACGTGACCGGCAGCAGGTCGCGGGCCAGCCGCAGGACGAGCCGCGGGGTGCCGAGCTCTCCGCGCCTGGGTTGCAGCGCCAGCAGCCGCCCCAGGTGCCGCCACGCGTGCCAGAGCGTGAAGTACACGCCGATGCTCAGCGGCGAGGGCACGGTCACGAAGAGGGCCAGCAGCCCGGCGGCCTCCCCGAGCTCCAGCACGGCCCGCCGCGGGGAGGCCGCCGCCCGCAGCGTGTCGAGGACGTAGAGCGCGAGGAGCAGGGCGAGGCCCCCGGTGAGCGCCGTCTGTGCGCCCGCGGTGAGGAGCGCTCCCGGCCCGACCTCCGCGCCGAAGGCCCCCGCCGCCCCGCGGGCCAGCCGTTCGAAATCGCCCGTGAAGGCGAGCAGCGGCACCCCGATGGGGAGAGCCCCCCGCGCCAGGACCGCGAGCGGGGCGCTCCACCGCGCCGGGCGCCGCCGCCCCAGCCCCGAT from Deinococcus planocerae includes the following:
- a CDS encoding Brp/Blh family beta-carotene 15,15'-dioxygenase — its product is MEAAPARPQTEIAARPDRSFPWSLVALPWAAVGGLLVGWVLIPETLTAYAFLPLLLSVVLFGLPHGALDHLVPGRLGWAWGRRPGAVGLYCLGYAGLAALYLLAWHAAPLAAFWLFLVVSALHWGQGDLHFLESGLGRRRPARWSAPLAVLARGALPIGVPLLAFTGDFERLARGAAGAFGAEVGPGALLTAGAQTALTGGLALLLALYVLDTLRAAASPRRAVLELGEAAGLLALFVTVPSPLSIGVYFTLWHAWRHLGRLLALQPRRGELGTPRLVLRLARDLLPVTFAALALLGGLYLWAAPRVGTVEGFTALYLALIAALTLPHALVVALMDLRRP